In Onychostoma macrolepis isolate SWU-2019 chromosome 14, ASM1243209v1, whole genome shotgun sequence, a single window of DNA contains:
- the mmgt1 gene encoding ER membrane protein complex subunit 5 — protein MASSFWKGVVGVGLFALAHAAFSAAQHRSYMRLTEKENETLPIDIVLQTLLSFVITCYGIVHISGEFKDMDASSELKNKTFDTLRNHPSFYLFNHRGRVLFHPPEQEPSTPSAQALPSNPLRLRKLENYH, from the exons ATGGCCTCGTCCTTCTGGAAAGGTGTTGTCGGTGTGGGCCTTTTCGCCTTGGCACACGCAGCTTTTTCCGCGGCGCAGC aCCGATCCTACATGCGACTGACAGAAAAAGAGAACGAAACATTACCTATCGAT ATAGTGTTACAGACTTTGTTATCGTTTGTGATCACGTGTTACGGCATCGTTCACATCTCAGGTGAATTCAAAGACATGGATGCTTCTTCAGAGCTCAAAAACAA GACATTTGACACATTGAGAAATCACCCGTCTTTCTACCTGTTCAATCACCGAGGCCGAGTACTCTTCCACCCTCCAGAACAAGAGCCCTCCACTCCCAGCGCCCAGGCCTTGCCCTCCAATCCCCTGCGGTTACGCAAGCTGGAAAATTATCATTGA
- the slc9a6a gene encoding sodium/hydrogen exchanger 6a: protein MRLSIVHSSSYIFPPKRNANMGSTCKINAAMSIWRRLSLFVLASSLCLCLCRAEDSAMENIVTEKKAEESHRQDSADLLVFILLLTLTILTIWLFKHRRFRFLHETGLAMIYGLLVGVVLRYAIHVPSDMNNVTLSCNVNASPATLLVNVSGKFYEYTLKGEISGSEVNDIQDNEMLRKVTFDPEVFFNILLPPIIFHAGYSLKRRHFFRNLGSILAYAFVGTVVSCLIIGLFMYGCVTLMKQIGHLSGDFFFTDCLFFGAIVSATDPVTVLAIFNELQVDADLYALLFGESVLNDAVAVVLSSSIVAYQPEGDNTHTFEAMAMLKSFGIFLGVFSGSFALGMATGVVTALVTKFTKLRDLPLLETALFFLMSWSTFLLAEACGFTGVVAVLFCGMTQAHYTFNNLSPESQDRTKQLFELLNFLAENFIFSYMGLTLFTFHNHVFNPIFIVGAFLSVFLGRAANIYPLSFLLNLGRRNKISPNFQHMMMFAGLRGAMTFALSIRDTATYARQMMFSTTLLVVFFTVWICGGGTTQMLSCQKIRVGVDTDQENSIGPDGVERRSTKQESAWLFRIWYNFDHNYLKPILTHSGPPLTATLPACCGPLARCLTSQQAYENEEQLKDSDSDLILNDGDITLTYGDITVSTDATGAHTSGTPVGGVAVNSDEALDRELAFGDHELVIRGTRLVLPMDDSEPPLSLDSHRHRHKNETMS from the exons ATGCGCCTGAGCATAGTGCATTCCTCTTCTTATATCTTTCCACCTAAAAGAAATGCCAACATGGGCTCTACATGTAAGATCAACGCCGCGATGAGCATTTGGAGAAGACTGTCTCTGTTTGTTTTGGCGAGCTCCCTCTGCTTGTGCCTGTGCAGAGCTGAAGACAGTGCGATGGAGAATATCGTGACAGAGAAGAAAGCTGAAGAAAGCCACAGACAAGACAGTGCCGACCTGCTGGTCTTTATCTTGCTCCTCACCCTGACAATCTTGACCATATGGTTGTTCAAACACCGCCGGTTCAGGTTTCTGCACGAGACGGGGCTGGCTATGATATATG GGTTGCTTGTGGGTGTTGTCCTGCGTTATGCTATTCATGTTCCCAGTGACATGAACAATGTTACACTGAGCTGTAATGTCAATGCCAGTCCAGCCACACTGCTGGTGAATGTCAGTGGTAAGTTCTACGAGTACACACTGAAAGGAGAGATCAGTGGCAGTGAAGTCAATGACATTCAGGACAACGAGATGCTCCGCAAG GTGACCTTTGACCCAGAGGTCTTCTTCAATATTCTCTTGCCTCCTATCATATTTCATGCTGGATACAGTTTAAAACGA AGACATTTCTTCAGGAACTTGGGCTCCATTCTTGCCTACGCGTTTGTGGGAACTGTGGTGTCTTGTTTAATCATTGG GTTGTTTATGTACGGCTGTGTGACACTGATGAAGCAAATTGGCCATCTGAGTGGCGATTTCTTCTTCACTGATTGCCTTTTCTTTGGTGCCATTGTCTCAGCCACTGACCCAG tGACAGTTCTGGCCATCTTCAATGAGCTGCAGGTGGATGCTGACCTGTACGCTCTGCTGTTTGGAGAAAGTGTTCTGAATGATGCCGTCGCTGTCGTACTGTCCTC GTCAATTGTAGCATATCAGCCCGAGGGAGACAACACTCACACGTTTGAAGCCATGGCCATGCTGAAGTCCTTTGGCATCTTCCTGGGGGTCTTCAGTGGCTCTTTTGCTCTTGGAATGGCAACTGGAGTCGTAACTGCATTG GTTACTAAGTTCACTAAGCTTAGGGACTTGCCACTGCTGGAGACGGCACTGTTCTTCCTCATGTCCTGGAGCACATTCCTACTGGCCGAGGCCTGTGGATTTACAG GTGTGGTGGCGGTTCTGTTCTGTGGAATGACACAGGCCCATTACACCTTTAACAATCTGTCTCCTGAATCTCAGGACAGGACAAAACAA TTATTCGAGCTTCTGAATTTTCTGGCTGAGAACTTCATATTTTCCTACATGGGCTTGACATTGTTTACCTTCCATAACCACGTCTTCAACCCGATCTTCATAGTGGGCGCATTC CTGTCTGTGTTTCTGGGCAGAGCGGCGAACATCTACCCTCTCTCCTTCCTGCTGAACTTGGGCCGTAGAAACAAGATCAGCCCCAACTTCCAGCACATGATGATGTTTGCAG GTCTTCGTGGTGCCATGACCTTTGCCTTGTCAATCAGGGACACTGCCACGTATGCACGGCAGATGATGTTCTCCACCACGCTGCTGGTGGTCTTCTTCACTGTTTGGATCTGTGGAGGAGGCACAACTCAGATGCTGTCCTGCCAGAAAATCCG TGTTGGAGTGGACACGGATCAGGAGAACTCT ATCGGCCCTGATGGAGTGGAGAGGAGGAGCACTAAACAGGAGAGCGCCTGGCTCTTCAGGATTTGGTACAACTTTGATCACAA TTATCTAAAGCCCATTTTGACGCACAGCGGCCCACCGCTCACTGCCACACTTCCAGCTTGCTGTGGCCCTCTGGCACGCTGCCTCACCAGCCAACAGGCTTATGAG AACGAGGAGCAGCTGAAGGACAGCGACTCGGACCTGATCCTGAACGACGGTGACATCACGCTGACGTacggtgacatcactgtgagcaCAGACGCTACGGGTGCTCACACGAGCGGGACGCCCGTCGGAGGAGTGGCCGTGAACTCTGATGAGGCTCTGGACCGAGAGCTGGCGTTCGGTGACCACGAGCTGGTGATCCGAGGCACCCGACTGGTCCTGCCCATGGATGATTCAGAGCCCCCGCTGTCTCTGGACTCCCACCGGCACCGGCACAAGAACGAAACGATGAGTTGA